The region GCGCCTTCGGGACGGCGCGGACGGAGGTCGCGGCCGCCGGAGGAGAGGGTGCGGCCGTCGTCGAGGTCGCGCGCCGCGCCGCCACGGGTGGGAAGCGTCTTCGGGCCCGCCTGTGCCTCGCGGCGGCCGCCGCACTCGCCCCCCGCTCCGGCGACGCCACGGACGGCCCGAGCGCGATCGACGTCCCCGGGGTGCTCGGCGCGGCCGCTGCGCTCGAGCTGTTCCAGGCCGCGGCGCTCGTCCACGACGACCTCATGGACGCCTCCGACACCCGCCGCGGCGCCGCCTCGGCGCACCGCTTCCTCGAGGCCGAGCACTTCCCCGCGTCGAAGGACGGCACCGCCACCCGCGCCCGGGAGCACTTCGGCTCGTCCGGGGCGCTGCTCGTGGGCGACCTGCTGCTCACGATGAGCGCCTCGGTGCTCCACGCCGCGGTGCTGCCGCTGGAGCGCGACACGGCGCGCGCCGCGCTGGCGACCTACTCCGCGATGGCGAGCGAGGTCGCCGTCGGGCAGTACCTCGACCTGCTCGCCTCGCACGCGCCGTGGCCCACGGACCCGGGCGACGGCGTCGACCTCGAGCGAGCGGAGCGCGTGATCCACGCCAAGTCGGCGCGCTACTCGGTGGAGCTGCCGCTGCACCTCGGCGGCGTGCTGGCCGGGGCCGACGACGACGCGCTCGCCTGGCTGGGCCGCATCGGTCGTGCCGTGGGCACGGCGTTCC is a window of Litorihabitans aurantiacus DNA encoding:
- a CDS encoding polyprenyl synthetase family protein; the protein is MTRTPTTATPDLQHDVRRAVDDAVESAFGTARTEVAAAGGEGAAVVEVARRAATGGKRLRARLCLAAAAALAPRSGDATDGPSAIDVPGVLGAAAALELFQAAALVHDDLMDASDTRRGAASAHRFLEAEHFPASKDGTATRAREHFGSSGALLVGDLLLTMSASVLHAAVLPLERDTARAALATYSAMASEVAVGQYLDLLASHAPWPTDPGDGVDLERAERVIHAKSARYSVELPLHLGGVLAGADDDALAWLGRIGRAVGTAFQLRDDVLGVFGDPAVTGKPAGDDLREGKRTVLVALADARAQPQDRATLRENLGRTDLDPDDIATLRGILERTGALAEVERRIADLVAAAEDDLARPPSGAGDLGVLRALLAAAVDRSS